The following are encoded together in the Deinococcus soli (ex Cha et al. 2016) genome:
- a CDS encoding DNA double-strand break repair nuclease NurA, with translation MARMRIRLDPWPVDLQGGQLTLKAFDGTLDDVETPRWAALPARPIPERLKHVFVVDGKRRMESRIFIEDPRGQSGLGGFGAYVVGAVDLCPHGTRHAELLAVKAQRLLAHAPNLLVEPAQLTPRNPHTGQLEYAPAPMQGHDPLAALNTLQQHMLGAEQLLSHSLASRVPVDEADDREWLTALTIQDGTLRGQNLQGAVVGCVKTMETMYLPADRASLLSELKPGERTPVLRMTYEGGQFTRLIWYVRLCEAAFYQHPMSGVMRLEMFAPDDTDFLPPIVRQVANLSGTLLTRLGSRAHKDPRAPQNLIPTAALEQAMNRSMGSSDLVTRRIRAHIAATFGREAVA, from the coding sequence ATGGCCCGCATGCGTATCCGCCTTGACCCCTGGCCCGTGGACCTCCAGGGGGGACAGCTCACCCTCAAAGCCTTCGACGGCACCCTCGACGACGTGGAAACCCCCCGCTGGGCCGCCCTGCCTGCCCGGCCCATCCCGGAGCGGCTGAAGCATGTGTTCGTCGTGGACGGCAAGCGCCGCATGGAATCCCGCATCTTCATCGAGGATCCCCGGGGCCAGAGTGGCCTGGGCGGCTTCGGCGCGTACGTGGTGGGCGCCGTTGACCTGTGCCCGCACGGCACGCGGCACGCGGAACTGCTCGCCGTCAAGGCCCAGCGCCTGCTCGCACACGCCCCGAACCTGCTCGTGGAACCCGCCCAGCTCACACCCCGCAACCCGCACACCGGGCAGCTGGAGTACGCCCCGGCGCCCATGCAGGGTCACGATCCACTGGCGGCGCTGAACACCCTGCAGCAGCACATGCTGGGGGCAGAGCAGCTCCTGTCGCACTCGCTGGCGTCGCGCGTGCCAGTGGACGAAGCCGATGACCGCGAGTGGCTGACCGCCCTGACGATCCAGGACGGCACCCTGCGCGGCCAGAACCTGCAGGGCGCCGTGGTCGGGTGCGTGAAGACCATGGAGACCATGTACCTGCCCGCCGACCGCGCCAGCCTGCTGAGTGAACTGAAACCCGGCGAGCGCACGCCGGTGCTGCGCATGACGTACGAGGGCGGGCAGTTCACGCGCCTGATCTGGTACGTGCGGCTGTGCGAGGCGGCGTTCTACCAGCATCCCATGAGCGGCGTGATGCGCCTGGAGATGTTCGCACCCGACGACACGGACTTCCTGCCGCCCATCGTGCGTCAGGTGGCGAACCTGTCCGGCACGCTGCTGACGCGGCTGGGCAGCCGGGCGCACAAGGACCCGCGCGCGCCGCAGAACCTGATTCCGACGGCGGCGCTGGAGCAGGCGATGAACCGCTCGATGGGCAGCTCGGATCTGGTCACGCGGCGCATCCGGGCGCACATCGCGGCGACGTTCGGGCGGGAGGCGGTCGCATGA